The nucleotide sequence TTCAGATCAGCTAACCGATTCAACTTCCGCTGGAGCGCCATGATCGAAGACTTATTGCCCATCTTGGTTTCACAAAAGTCTTGAATCTCTTCGTTCGTCATTGCCAGCAGCCGATTAATCCAGCTTTTGCCAAACTCATTGCGCAGAATAATGGCATTTTCTAAGCTGGCTTCCGATAGATTCAGCTCACCGCGTACCAGCATCAGATCTTCCACATCAATCTGATCAAAGCTGATGTAAAGTTCCTGAGCATCTCGTACGCCCCGGCGTTTGGTCGCTTCAGGATCAAGGGTAAAGATCTGCACCTGACCCGGAAATAGTTGCCGCAAGCCCTTAACGGTGCTGAAGTGCTTGCCCTCGCTCACGGCTTCCCAGCCATACTCGGAGTGCATGTCAAAAATCAGATTGACCGCCGCTTGTCGCTGAATCGTGCCCGATAGCAACACCCGGGTGAGGAAAGATTTGCCGGTGCCTGACTTGCCAAAAATGCCGTTGCTACGCTCGACAAATCGATCCAGATCCAGACAAATTGGCACGCTCATATCAATGGGCTGGCCAATAACGAAATTACGCCGATGGGGGTCATCTTCCCACCCAAACACGACACGAAAGTCACGCTCAGCGGCGTCATACACCTGGCTGAAATGGCTGGGAATCGTTTTGACGGGCAACAGTTCTACATTGGCGCTGCTTTGCACTTCATAAGACGCCGCACCTTTAGGACGCTGCTTTGGCGATCGCGCCGATTGACCATTGGCGATCGCATCTTCAGATTGGGGGGTAAACATCAACATGGGACTAAGGCTGGCAGTACCATAAGTCCCAGTGCCAGAGAGCACTTCTTGCAAAAACAAATTGCTGGGTTCAGGCGGATTAGCCAAAATGCGCGCACTGGCAGTGCCCAGCGCAACATCGGTGAGCATACAAAAAAAGCGCGATCGCCGACCTTGCACCACCAAAAACTTGCCCACTCGCAAATCTTCGACCGAGACATCGGGATGCAGACGCACTTCTAGGCCCCGAATGAGTGAGCCCTCGATGACAGACCCCAGCGGCTTGCCAAACTCCATAGGGTATCCCCCGCAGTATTGCTCCTAATAGTAGATCGATCCATCCACTTTTAGTACAAAAGTTAGTACGTCACTCAATATCGGAGGGCGTTTTGCAGACTGTTCAGCAATAGCTAGAGAGGCTGACGGCCCACAACGCTGACCGACACTCCCAAACATGGAGAGGAGATCGCGATCGCAACACCATGCAGACGATTCGCTCTCAATTTCCAGATCGGTTCTTCCGGAACGGGAACTTTTACGCAGAATGCATACACAGGACAGGGGCCTACCAGCTGATCAGAGTCGTTGCCGCGTGCCTTGACCGTGATTCTGGCTACAGGTCAAACTCACCGTCATAAACACCAGACTCTAGCACTTGGTTGTAATGGTCTCCAGGGGCCTCTCTCAGAGCAGATCAGAGCACTGGCAGCATGCTCCCAAGCAGCAAATTGGCCGCAGATTTTGACGACTTACAGATTTTTGAAGACTTCAGTATTAGAGCAGCTACTGCCAGTGACCAGGGAGAACAACCCGACCGATTGTTGTTCTTGTTTAGAGTTATCCCAGTCACTCTTGCGTAAAGCCAAATGATACCGAGAGTTTGCCAGTGCTAGGCATTCACTTTGGGGTGCAATTGCCATGCTCAGCTCAAGGAATATAGTGATGACGCATTACACGAATACCCCCACATCGCAGTCCACAACCAGCTCTTCTTTGCCAACTCCTAACCGGCAACTGGGGAGGCAAGTCGCCCCCAGCTTACAGAAGTTGTTAACCCTATCGACCGGGAGTCTTTTACTCTCAACCGTCGCTAAGGCACAGGCCCAAAGTGCCGTCTTTTGCCCGCTAACCGAGGGCCAGTTACCCCTTGAATGCGCCGATCGCTCGCTGACTCCTGACGAAGCTCAAGTTACAGCAACCGCAATTAATCAGCCCGATCTCGATCGCCCTCTCAACCGTGCAGTCGTGCCAACGTTTTCCGCAATCGCGGCGGCACCTCCCGATCAGGCGAGCCATGCAGAGAGCGTTCCCCAGGTTGAGGCCCAGGTTGCGATCGCGGCATCAGCTTCCCCCACCCCAACTTCCGTCATCGCCAGCCAACCTGAGCCAATGCCAGCAGCGATCGAAGCGGCATCAGTCGATTTAGCGGTGGAAAATCTCCAAAAATCGCTCAATCGTGCCGGATTTGCAGTGGAAGTCAACGGCGTCTTTGATCAACCCACGCAAACCGCACTGCAACAGTTCAAAGCGCAACGGGGTCTCAACGTTGTCGGTATTGCCGCGACTCCTGAACAAACCAATCTGGTTTCAGCCATGCCAGCGGGCTACAGTGGCGGTCAAAGTCTGCTGCTCGTGCAAAACTCTGATGACGAGTCGTCTGAGTCCGCCCCGGAGAACAGTACGGAAGCAGCCGACACGGATAGCGACAGTGACGCAGACGCAACCGATACGCCGCCTGCAGCGGAGACAGAAGCCGAAAATAGCACCGAGACAGAAACAGAAACAGAAACTCCAGCAGCCGAGGACAGCACCGACCCAGAGCCAGAAGCAGAAGCTCCAGCAGCCGAGGACAGCACCGACCCAGAGCCAGAGGCAGAGGCAGAAACAGCCCCGAATGTCCCCGAAGGTAGCGAAGACGTCGAGGACACCGATACAACCCCACCAGACACCTCCGCCGACAGCCCCACCGAAGACGATACAACCACCACGACGACAGATGAAGGCGACGATACGACAGCTGATGAGGAGCCGTCGGGTGAGCTGGACACGGACCCATCAGAGGGAGAAAGCACTGGCGCAACGGATGACCGTACTGATGCCGAAGCAGCTGACGATGCCCCGGAAACGAATGCCAACGAGCCCACTGGCGCAGATACGCCAGCAGAAGACACCCCAGCAGCGACGCCAGACCGTGTTCACGCCCCAACCCCCGAGGCATCTGTGGATAAGTCAGGAAGTCCAGCCATGACGCCGCGATCGACGCCTCCGGCAGATGCCGCGAAAAAACCGGATGAGCCCGGCGGCAACATCAGCAATACCGCCACCGGCACCAGCCGCGAAACTCCGCCCCAAGGAGCCAGCGCCGATGTACCGGTCACCAGCCAGCCGGTCTTTGGCTTTAATAAAACAGTTACGGAGGTGATTAACCCCGATGGTTCGATCGCGGCTGACAACCTTGTCGATGAGGCGGGTGACACGATTAAGTACACCATGCGGGTCAGCAATTTTGGGAATGTGACGCTCACTGGAGTCGCGATCGCCGATCCCTTGTTAAAGGCCGCTCCAGCGGAAAATGTCACCTTGAGGGTGGGCGAAGAGCTCTTTTTCCAAGGGGAATACACAGCCACGCAAGCCGATATCGATGGTGAGAACGCATACATTCACAATGAGGCGAGCTTTAGCAGTCATCAAACCTCACCCAAAACCGATGGCGAAGCCGTACCGATTCGCAAAACCCCAGCCCTAACCGTCGACAAGCAAGCGACGAATATCGATCGCAAAAACGATGGTCAACTCAATGCCGTCGGCGACATCATTGACTATTCAATTGTGGTGACCAATACGGGCAATCAAACGTTGACCAACGTCCAAGTCAACGATGGTTTGATCGGCAATCAGACCATCGATCAGTTAGCTCCCAGTGAGAGCAAAACCTTTTTAGGCCAGTATAAGTTGACGCAGCAAGATATCGACTCCAATGGCGGCGGCGACGGTGATATTGATAACTCAGTGATTGCCAAAGCCGATCAAGTTCCCCCTGCCGAAGCTTTTGCCGAAGTTGAATTACAGCAAAAACCAGCCTTAGCGATTGAGAAGCGAGTCTTGGAGGTGGATGAAACGGGAGATGGCGTGCTCAATAATGCTGGTGAAAAGATTCACTATGAGGTGATCGTGACGAATACTGGCAATCAAACGTTGAACAACGTGATTGTGACCGATCCGTTACTGGGCGGCACAGTGGACGAAGGATTCTCATTATCGCCAGGGGCCAGCAAGTCTTATAAGTTGACTTACACCATCACCCAGGCCGATTTAGACAATGGCGGTGCGCCTTTGAATGCACCAGAATTCCTCAACCCGAGCCAACCATAATCAACCAATACCTTCACAGCACCGACAGCGGGCCGCATCCCTGGTCTACGGCCCGCTGTCCGATCTGGAAGTGAGTGAAACGTGGATATATGTAGACACTCATCGGCAAGGGACACTGATGTCGTCGCTTTGCTGGCTGTATTTAACGTTGGGGACACCCGTCATGGCAGCTGGCCAGAGCGACTAACCGCGTTCCATCACAGCGCCGACGCGCACTCATCCGACCCATTTCATACGGTTTTAGTTTTGAAACGTCCCACATTGCCAATAAGGCTTGGTTATAGCAGAAGAAAAATCCTGGTCATTAGTGAGCCGATAAATCGAACTGCCCCATTTATGAGGCTTGGTAGTGCCTCTGCCACAGAGCTGAAATAACGTAAATTCATTGGTTATGTTTTCGACTGTCCCAGTAAAGGTTAAAACTGGTATCAGTAGTCGTCAAATGTACCCAGCCTCGCGGCTCTAACCGCCATGAGTCCCACTTTTGTCTCAACTATCCTGACTGCCATGATTGTGATCGGCGGCTGGGTTCTCGATCAAAACACTTTGGGCTGCAGGACCCCCGTTCGGGCAATACTCGGTCTAATCACACTTGCGATTGGATCTTGGATTTGTCTAACGATTGTGTTTGCATTTGCGTTTAAAGTTCCAGGAGCTTATGGCCCTGTGCAATATTGGGTGGGAGACTCGGAAGCTCACCGTTTCATCTCTGGACCTCGAACCATCGCACTATTTGCCATCTTGGGAGGTCTTATCTTTTCTAGTCTATCGATCCTCGCGACCTTGCTCTCTTTAGCATTCGGCCCGAAAGGAATCCGATTCAAGAGAACTGTTCTTCCGACAGCAGCACTCGCCATCTATGGATTAGCCTGGTGGTTATTCATTCGTTGCGGGTTTTACCCCAGTGCTTGAGCTGATACTCGAAATTTACAGTTGAGAATGTCTCGAGGGTATGCGGGACATTTCAACACTAAATCCGTATCACACCCGAGTCCTTACCGATATTTTTTAAGCAATAAGTCCAACTTTTCCAGCGTCGCTGCGGGAGCCTTGTCTAGAGGAGTGATCACCGCATACTTCAGCGCATCATGGGCTTCCGAAGCGGGGGGTTGAGTAGCTAGACTGCGCACCGCAGCCCGAATGACCGCTTGGGCATTTTTGGCATTCTTTTGCAAATTGCCAATGACCATTTCGACGGTGACGCTATCGTGATCGGGGTGCCAACAATCGTAATCGGTGACCAGTGCGAGCGTAGCGTAGGCAATTTCGGCTTCGCGCGCCAGCTTCGCTTCCGGCAGATTGGTCATGCCAATGATGGTCGCGCCCCAACTGCGATACAAATTTGATTCCGCCTTGGTCGAAAAGGCCGGTCCTTCCATACAGACGTAGGTGCCGCCGCGATGCAGGGTGACGTCGGGCAAATTGAGACTGGTGGCGGCATCGGCGACGACTTTGGCTAAGGCATGGCAAATTGGGTCGCCAAAGGCAATATGGGCAACAATGCCTTCGCCAAAAAAGGTGGAAATGCGGTTTTTGGTGCGATCAATAAACTGGTCGGGCACCACCATGTCTAACGGCTTAGCGGACTCTCGCAACGACCCCACGGCGGAGGCAGAAATCAAATACTGGACGCCGAGTTGCTTCATGGCATAGATATTGGCCCGAAACGGCAACTCGGAAGGCATAAGAGTGTGGTTGCGGCCATGACGGGCGAGAAATGCGACCCGAGTCCCTTCTAAAGTGCCGACAATCAAAGCGTCGGAGGGCTCGCCAAAGGGAGTGTTGACTCGCACTTCTTCGATATCGGTGAGGGCATCCATTTTGTAAAGTCCGCTGCCGCCGATAATGCCAATGGTCGCCTGTGATGTCATAGAAACGCTTTGCTCAACGCCGTTGATTGTAGCGAGTCCAGCCCGGTTTTTGCGATCGCGCGCTCATCAGAGACGTCATTGATACCGCTATGCCCTACTTTGAGCGATGACTCAAATCGCTTATAAATCCAAGAATTCAGAGCCTGAACCGCGCTACCCGTTATTGCGATCGCACCCAGTCCAGACATGTTTGCATCTGCTGCTGCATGACATCAGGAGCCGCGTGATAGCGACGACCATGCCCCGGCAACACCCACTCAAACTGGTATGTCGCTAACTTTTCCATTGATCGCACCAGTTCCGCCCAGGAATACCAGCAGTAATTGCGAAAGGCGTAGAGTTGTTGCAATCGTACAGACCACGCGAGGTGATCGCCTGTGAACAGGAAGCGATCGCGATATAGCAAGACCGTATGTCCTTGGGTATGACCCGGCACAGGAATAATCGTAATATCGGGCGCAAACACAATCGGCTCAGTCCCCTGCAAAGGCAACTCAATGTCGGCAGTACTGGGGGTGATGTCAGCGGCGTGTAAGAGGCGATCGCACCCAAACCGCTCATGCCATTGTCGATGATCCGCGACATCATCCCGATGGGTCAGATACAAATATTGCACCCCACCTAACGCCTCTAACTGTTTAACCAGGGGCGCGGCAAATCTTGGGGAATCGGTCAAGATGTTGCCTTCGGGCCGCTGAATGAAATAGCTCGCCGCGCCATAGGATTTTTCAGAATGGTAGCCGCAGTGGTAGACATTCTCCGCAATGGGAATCGGCAAACTTGCTTGCGCTGCTTTCATATCTGGCGGAGGAGCCACAGTGCCAATTGAAGCCGTAGGACAGGAAAGCACCGCCTGCAAAGCGGCCAACCGTTCAGCCTCAGTCGTGGGCTGATGAAACACGGCTGACATACCAGCCTCTCGGGTAAACACACTGGGCACCATCCATCGACAAGTGTCACAGTCGATGCAAGAGGTGTCTACATAAATGTCGCCATCAACATTTTGGGGGCGACGATCTTTGAGATGGGCCATAGTCTTGGTCAACGCTCCAAGCGCAGCTAGTTTAGGTATAGCACTGCCGCTAGGAAGCGTTGGATGGGGTGATCAGGTCATGCCACTGCGGGCACATCGGAAGGATCGGGACGTTGAGCGATCGCTTTAGCAGATTTGGCCGCTTTGCCGGAGAGGATGCGATCACCAGATTCTGCCACCTTGAGCACATCGCACCCTGGCGGCGCAGGAAAGGCACAGGCCAACTTAGCTGCGACACTGGGTGGTGCTTCAAACAGTAAATTTGTGAATCCTTCAGCCTCGTGACGATTAATCAACTTAGCCTGCAACTCAAATAATCGTAGCGCCACCAACGGATACACCTGCTGAGGAATGCCCAGCAAAGCCCATCCCTTCTTTTCCTTCGCCCGCCGAAAGCGCACAGTCTCCCAAACTGGCGAGGCAAAAGAGACATCAGCCGTGGTTGTGGCAAGACCAGTCATAACAGTTTTTGCATGAACATCTGTTCTAACTCAATATTAGTTCGTCTGTACTTTATTCGCAAGTTGGCCTGTGATCAATGCCGTTCATTTTGAGCCCTGGGCCAGAGCGATCGCCTGGGCTCGTCGTCCCCAACCCAAGGGGTGCTTGTGGGTTTACACATGGGCAAATGAGTAGTTTCTGTTACAACCTGTGCAAAGATGGAAAAGCTGTCAAAAATGTCGTTGCTTTCCCCTAAGAGCAAACGGCGAGCAATTGAGAGGAGGCATAGTTAGCCATGCAGGTTGGCGATCGCGTACGAATCAAAGATTCGGTTATCTTTTATCATCATCCCCTGCACCGCAACGCTGCCTATGATGCGCAGGGCATGGAAGGGGAAGTGACCAAGATCCTTAAAGATTGGCAAGGTCGTCCCATCAGCGCTAATTTTCCTGTGGTTGTCCAGTTCGCTGTAGAAGGGGCCAAGCGGCCTTTTCAAGCACATTTACGTAGTGACGAACTGGAAACTGTCGCTTAATCGCCGTCCCTTATTTTTCTCCATCCGTACTGGCTGACAACAGACCAGACAGACGTTAAAACCCTCGTTGTTGTTGATGTTAAGCAACGAGGGTTTCTTGTTGTTGGGGTATTTTGGATCGATTATTCCTGGCCAGCAGGCGCTAAGCGTTTACGCAGCGACTCGGCGCGACGTTTAGCAGTCTTGTTGTCAGGGTCGTACTGCAGAGAGAGCTCATACGATTCCAGCGCTTGAGCCGTCAGTTGCTTGCGCTCGTAACTATGACCCAAATTATTCAAAGCGGTGACATAGGTCGGGGCAATGTCTAGGGCTTCTTTATACTGGCGGATGGCCAGGTCATATTGCTCTTGAGCAAAATAGGCATAGCCCAGAGCATTGCTAATCAAAGCCGCTTGTTCTGACTCTTCCTCAGTTAGCAGCTTAAGCGCTTGCTTAAGTTGAATCACCGCCTGGGAATAGAGTTTTTTATCCAGCAAGAGGCTACCCAGTTCGTAGTACTCTTGAGCGCTGCCCTTTTCTTTGCTCAACTTGCTTTGCAGACGGTTGAGGGTACCCTCGACCCGTCGCGTCTTAAATACTTGGCGAATGACCAAAACCGCCGCCACACTTAATAAACCGAGCAGCGTTACCAGATAGGTCAACAGCAGATTGGTATCTTCCATATCTCCGCTTGTGAAAATCAATTCAGAACTAGCATCTTATACCGATCATCTTGACATGCTAAATGCTCTCCTTGAGGAGTTCTCTCTGAAGGTTGGAAATTCTTGACAGAAGGCGAGATGTCACGGGAGATCAGCCGTCTCAGCCCTGGTCGCAATAAGGGGGCAAGGGAGCAGCGGAGCCAGGGGGAGAGCGTGCTGGAGTCGTCCCTCAGGTTGATTGCGGGACGATCGCTCAGGGCAAGCCCCAGTAAGTGGCGCGTTCTTCGAGCCAGCCGTCGGCGTGCCACTGGCCGATCGCACCATTTACAAACCGCTGCAAGTCCATGTACTGATTGCCTTTGGGGAAGGCGATCGCCAACGGTTCCGCCGTCAGCACGCTAGGCAACAACCGATAACTGGGATACTCCTGTACCCAACCGGATAAAACAGTGAGGTCGGCCGCGATCGCATCCACCTGACCTGCCTCCGCCATCATGTAGCCCTGTTGATAGGAATCGATCCCCACCAAGGTTGCGGTCGGCAGCGTGTAGTTCACATGGGTCACAGCTTCTGATCCGGCAATCAAAGCGATCGTGCCGAGCTCTAAATCCTGCAGGGTACGAATGGCCGGGTCGCGAGTCAAGAAGGCCGTCCCATCCAGATAGTAGGGGGTGCTGAAATTTACGACTCGTTGCCGCATGGGAGTGATGGCGAGACCGGCGATCGCCAGATCAACCTCGTCATTCAGCACTGCCGAAAGCCGATCCAAGTTCGACACAGGGACAAACTGGATCGCCGTTGCATCATCAAAGAGTTCAACAGCAAGCCGGGTAGCAATGTCAATTTCCAGGCCTGCCAGCTCTCCGGTATCATCCACAAACCCGAGAGGACGCCAGTTGTCCTTAACGGCGACCACCAGATAGCCGCGTTCTTCGATCGCAGCTAAATCGGCTGAAAACGCAACTGGGGCTGCAAGAACTTGCACCCCCAGTACCATGCCAAAAATAGAAATCGGTAAGCGCATGTCGTGAGCTGACAAGACTACCTCAAAAGTTTAGGCTTTGCTGGCAATTTCGACGACCTTGCCAAATCCTTCGGGATCTAGAATCGCCATCTGCGCCAACATCTTACGGTTAATTTCAATATCAGCTTTTTTCAGCTGTCCAATCAGTCGGCTGTAGCTCATGCCGTGTAGGCGAGCTGCTGCGTTGATGCGCGTAATCCACAACCGACGAAAATCCCGCTTCCGACGACGGCGATCGCGATAGGCATACCGCAAGGCCTTCATGACCTGCTGATTTGCCGTGCGAAAGAGCTTGGAATGCGATCCACGAAAACCTTTTGCCAACTTGAGCACCTTTTTGCGGCGCTTGCGGGCGACATTACCGCGTTTGACCCGTGCCATTCTGTCTTAGTCCTTGGTATTTACAACTATCAACTCTGAAAAAGTTGATCGATTCAGATTCAAAGCCTGATGCCTTTCACTCCCAGCTCACGGCTAGGAATAGGGCAGCATCAGCTCAACATTGGGCGCATCGGCATCAACGACCACAGCTTTCTGAGATAGACGGGCTTTACGCTTGGTCTTTTTCTTATCCAGCAGGTGATTGCGGAATGCTTTGCGACGTACGAACTTGCCACTGCCTGTGCGCTTAAAGCGCTTAGCAGCCGCTCTGCGAGTTTTTAGCTTCGGCATGACGACGTTTTCCTATTTTCGACGCAGTCTTCCATGATATACCCAGCTTCTAGATCTACACAAGGGCTCTGCAACTCTGGCAGTTTTGCCATCCAAGGATGCTGGCGGCTTTTCTCAAAAAATGTGCGGATGTTGGGCGAGCCTTCCTGAATTGAAGTATAAATGAACTACTCAGGCGAGGAAGGCCATGGGTTTTCCAGTGCCCGGCGATGTCATTGAACAGAGCCTCGACCTCAATCGTTATCTCATCCGCAACCCCGCAGCGACTTTTTTGATGCGGGTCACGGGCGACATGGTGGTTGACACGGAGGTGCAACCAGGCGATTTGCTGGTTGTGGATCGTTCGCGCTCGGTACAGGGAGGCGGGTTGGTGGTGAGCGTCATGGAGGGACAACTGCTGGTGTTGCGGGTTGAACTCGTAGGTCCGCGCCTGGTACCGGCGATCGC is from Leptolyngbya iicbica LK and encodes:
- a CDS encoding helicase HerA domain-containing protein; its protein translation is MEFGKPLGSVIEGSLIRGLEVRLHPDVSVEDLRVGKFLVVQGRRSRFFCMLTDVALGTASARILANPPEPSNLFLQEVLSGTGTYGTASLSPMLMFTPQSEDAIANGQSARSPKQRPKGAASYEVQSSANVELLPVKTIPSHFSQVYDAAERDFRVVFGWEDDPHRRNFVIGQPIDMSVPICLDLDRFVERSNGIFGKSGTGKSFLTRVLLSGTIQRQAAVNLIFDMHSEYGWEAVSEGKHFSTVKGLRQLFPGQVQIFTLDPEATKRRGVRDAQELYISFDQIDVEDLMLVRGELNLSEASLENAIILRNEFGKSWINRLLAMTNEEIQDFCETKMGNKSSIMALQRKLNRLADLKYIRAACPHNYVGQILTAIDGGKHVIVEFGSQSNLLSYMLATNVIARRIHAIYVQKAERFLQTKNPSDRPQQLMITIEEAHRFLDPATARQTIFGTIAREMRKYFVTLLVVDQRPSGIDNEVMSQIGTRITALLNDEKDIDAIFTGVSGAQSLRSVLAKLDSKQQALILGHATPMPVVVRTRAYDAQFYQEVGATAWEDMPDESLFRASEAAKADLGF
- a CDS encoding DUF7507 domain-containing protein: MTHYTNTPTSQSTTSSSLPTPNRQLGRQVAPSLQKLLTLSTGSLLLSTVAKAQAQSAVFCPLTEGQLPLECADRSLTPDEAQVTATAINQPDLDRPLNRAVVPTFSAIAAAPPDQASHAESVPQVEAQVAIAASASPTPTSVIASQPEPMPAAIEAASVDLAVENLQKSLNRAGFAVEVNGVFDQPTQTALQQFKAQRGLNVVGIAATPEQTNLVSAMPAGYSGGQSLLLVQNSDDESSESAPENSTEAADTDSDSDADATDTPPAAETEAENSTETETETETPAAEDSTDPEPEAEAPAAEDSTDPEPEAEAETAPNVPEGSEDVEDTDTTPPDTSADSPTEDDTTTTTTDEGDDTTADEEPSGELDTDPSEGESTGATDDRTDAEAADDAPETNANEPTGADTPAEDTPAATPDRVHAPTPEASVDKSGSPAMTPRSTPPADAAKKPDEPGGNISNTATGTSRETPPQGASADVPVTSQPVFGFNKTVTEVINPDGSIAADNLVDEAGDTIKYTMRVSNFGNVTLTGVAIADPLLKAAPAENVTLRVGEELFFQGEYTATQADIDGENAYIHNEASFSSHQTSPKTDGEAVPIRKTPALTVDKQATNIDRKNDGQLNAVGDIIDYSIVVTNTGNQTLTNVQVNDGLIGNQTIDQLAPSESKTFLGQYKLTQQDIDSNGGGDGDIDNSVIAKADQVPPAEAFAEVELQQKPALAIEKRVLEVDETGDGVLNNAGEKIHYEVIVTNTGNQTLNNVIVTDPLLGGTVDEGFSLSPGASKSYKLTYTITQADLDNGGAPLNAPEFLNPSQP
- a CDS encoding S-methyl-5'-thioadenosine phosphorylase, giving the protein MTSQATIGIIGGSGLYKMDALTDIEEVRVNTPFGEPSDALIVGTLEGTRVAFLARHGRNHTLMPSELPFRANIYAMKQLGVQYLISASAVGSLRESAKPLDMVVPDQFIDRTKNRISTFFGEGIVAHIAFGDPICHALAKVVADAATSLNLPDVTLHRGGTYVCMEGPAFSTKAESNLYRSWGATIIGMTNLPEAKLAREAEIAYATLALVTDYDCWHPDHDSVTVEMVIGNLQKNAKNAQAVIRAAVRSLATQPPASEAHDALKYAVITPLDKAPAATLEKLDLLLKKYR
- a CDS encoding MBL fold metallo-hydrolase — translated: MAHLKDRRPQNVDGDIYVDTSCIDCDTCRWMVPSVFTREAGMSAVFHQPTTEAERLAALQAVLSCPTASIGTVAPPPDMKAAQASLPIPIAENVYHCGYHSEKSYGAASYFIQRPEGNILTDSPRFAAPLVKQLEALGGVQYLYLTHRDDVADHRQWHERFGCDRLLHAADITPSTADIELPLQGTEPIVFAPDITIIPVPGHTQGHTVLLYRDRFLFTGDHLAWSVRLQQLYAFRNYCWYSWAELVRSMEKLATYQFEWVLPGHGRRYHAAPDVMQQQMQTCLDWVRSQ
- a CDS encoding ferredoxin-thioredoxin reductase variable chain, giving the protein MQVGDRVRIKDSVIFYHHPLHRNAAYDAQGMEGEVTKILKDWQGRPISANFPVVVQFAVEGAKRPFQAHLRSDELETVA
- a CDS encoding tetratricopeptide repeat protein, whose product is MEDTNLLLTYLVTLLGLLSVAAVLVIRQVFKTRRVEGTLNRLQSKLSKEKGSAQEYYELGSLLLDKKLYSQAVIQLKQALKLLTEEESEQAALISNALGYAYFAQEQYDLAIRQYKEALDIAPTYVTALNNLGHSYERKQLTAQALESYELSLQYDPDNKTAKRRAESLRKRLAPAGQE
- a CDS encoding transporter substrate-binding domain-containing protein; the encoded protein is MSAHDMRLPISIFGMVLGVQVLAAPVAFSADLAAIEERGYLVVAVKDNWRPLGFVDDTGELAGLEIDIATRLAVELFDDATAIQFVPVSNLDRLSAVLNDEVDLAIAGLAITPMRQRVVNFSTPYYLDGTAFLTRDPAIRTLQDLELGTIALIAGSEAVTHVNYTLPTATLVGIDSYQQGYMMAEAGQVDAIAADLTVLSGWVQEYPSYRLLPSVLTAEPLAIAFPKGNQYMDLQRFVNGAIGQWHADGWLEERATYWGLP
- the rplT gene encoding 50S ribosomal protein L20, giving the protein MARVKRGNVARKRRKKVLKLAKGFRGSHSKLFRTANQQVMKALRYAYRDRRRRKRDFRRLWITRINAAARLHGMSYSRLIGQLKKADIEINRKMLAQMAILDPEGFGKVVEIASKA
- the rpmI gene encoding 50S ribosomal protein L35, with product MPKLKTRRAAAKRFKRTGSGKFVRRKAFRNHLLDKKKTKRKARLSQKAVVVDADAPNVELMLPYS
- a CDS encoding S24 family peptidase, whose translation is MGFPVPGDVIEQSLDLNRYLIRNPAATFLMRVTGDMVVDTEVQPGDLLVVDRSRSVQGGGLVVSVMEGQLLVLRVELVGPRLVPAIAPEPADLTSLEIWGAVTNIIRAV